The Streptomyces sp. Je 1-332 genome has a window encoding:
- a CDS encoding penicillin-binding protein 2, translated as MTDRQPPRRRVPGPARPSRPARPGEQRRPGGGPRPAARRPRPATKARTIRLGSPRPRLRMVSLGLTLVMLAFVVRLLQVQAVDASVYTSKAEKNRYFSHVLTAERGGITDRRGVELAASVDAYDITADPTMFTAKEMGIKDAPEQAAALLAPILDKDADRLTEQLKTPKTRYVLLARRQTPQVWKQIKDLRGALADKAGADKKSANILAGVFQDPSSKRVYPNDDLGAGILGWVNAEGKGAGGLEQQLNKELAGKDGKIRYAQSGGHQVPTAGSTETPAVPGSDVELTIDRDIQWAAQSAITRQVEKSQADRGYVIVQDTRTGEILAMANSPGFDPNDLSQADGTAMGNAALQDAFEPGSTAKVMSMAAVLEENAATPATRVTVPNRLHRGDRLFQDDIDHPTWHLTLNGVLAKSSNIGTILATGELGKTQKEANRSLYSYLRKFGIGRETGLGFPGETSGIFAPADKWSTSQQYTIPFGQGFSINAMQATSVYSTIANDGVRVEPTLVRGTKGPDGRFTPASKPKKTRVVSAKTAKTVSHMLESVVDDEEGTGTKARIPGYRVAGKTGTANRVDPETGRYKGYTSSFAGFAPADKPRVTVYCAIQNATKGSYFGGQICGPIYKEVMQFALKTLQVPPTGKGAARLPVTFEP; from the coding sequence GTGACGGACCGCCAACCCCCGCGACGCAGGGTCCCGGGTCCCGCGCGGCCCTCGCGCCCCGCCCGCCCCGGTGAACAGCGCCGCCCCGGAGGAGGGCCCCGCCCCGCCGCCCGCCGGCCACGCCCCGCCACCAAGGCCCGCACCATCCGGCTCGGCAGCCCGCGGCCCCGGCTTCGCATGGTGAGCCTCGGCCTGACCCTGGTGATGCTCGCTTTTGTCGTACGCCTGCTCCAGGTGCAGGCGGTCGACGCGAGCGTGTACACCTCCAAGGCCGAGAAGAACCGCTACTTCAGCCATGTCCTGACCGCCGAGCGCGGCGGCATCACCGACCGCCGCGGCGTCGAACTGGCCGCCAGCGTGGACGCGTACGACATCACGGCCGACCCCACGATGTTCACCGCGAAGGAGATGGGCATCAAGGACGCGCCCGAGCAGGCCGCGGCCCTCCTCGCCCCGATCCTCGACAAGGACGCCGACCGGCTCACCGAACAGCTGAAGACCCCCAAGACGCGCTACGTCCTGCTCGCCCGCCGGCAGACCCCGCAGGTCTGGAAGCAGATCAAGGACCTGCGCGGCGCACTCGCCGACAAGGCAGGCGCCGACAAGAAGAGCGCCAACATCCTGGCGGGCGTCTTCCAGGACCCCAGCAGCAAGCGCGTGTACCCGAACGACGATTTGGGCGCCGGGATACTGGGCTGGGTCAACGCCGAGGGCAAGGGCGCGGGCGGCCTGGAGCAGCAGCTCAACAAGGAACTCGCGGGCAAGGACGGCAAGATCAGGTACGCCCAGTCCGGCGGCCACCAGGTGCCGACCGCCGGCAGCACGGAGACGCCCGCCGTGCCCGGCTCCGACGTCGAGCTCACCATCGACCGCGACATCCAGTGGGCCGCGCAGAGCGCCATCACCAGACAGGTGGAGAAGTCGCAGGCCGACCGCGGTTACGTGATAGTGCAGGACACCAGGACCGGCGAGATCCTCGCGATGGCCAACTCCCCGGGCTTCGACCCGAACGACCTCTCGCAGGCCGACGGGACGGCCATGGGCAACGCCGCGCTCCAGGACGCCTTCGAGCCCGGTTCCACCGCCAAGGTCATGTCGATGGCCGCCGTCCTGGAGGAGAACGCGGCCACGCCCGCGACCCGCGTGACGGTCCCCAACCGACTGCACCGCGGCGACCGGCTCTTCCAGGACGACATCGACCACCCGACCTGGCACCTCACGCTCAACGGCGTGCTCGCCAAGTCCTCCAACATCGGCACGATCCTGGCCACCGGCGAACTGGGCAAGACCCAGAAGGAGGCCAACCGGTCGCTCTACTCGTACCTGCGCAAGTTCGGCATCGGCAGGGAGACCGGGCTCGGCTTCCCCGGCGAGACGTCGGGCATCTTCGCGCCCGCCGACAAGTGGTCCACCTCGCAGCAGTACACGATCCCGTTCGGCCAGGGCTTCTCGATCAACGCGATGCAGGCGACCTCCGTCTACTCGACCATCGCCAACGACGGCGTACGCGTCGAGCCCACGCTGGTGCGCGGCACCAAGGGGCCCGACGGCCGCTTCACGCCCGCGTCGAAGCCCAAGAAGACCCGGGTGGTGAGCGCGAAGACCGCCAAGACCGTGTCGCACATGCTCGAATCGGTCGTCGACGACGAAGAGGGCACGGGCACCAAGGCCCGCATCCCCGGCTACCGGGTCGCGGGCAAGACGGGTACGGCCAACCGGGTCGATCCCGAGACCGGCAGGTACAAGGGCTACACCTCGTCGTTCGCCGGTTTCGCGCCCGCCGACAAACCGCGCGTCACCGTCTACTGCGCGATCCAGAACGCCACCAAGGGCAGCTACTTCGGCGGCCAGATCTGCGGACCCATCTACAAGGAAGTCATGCAGTTCGCCCTCAAGACGCTCCAGGTCCCGCCCACCGGCAAGGGCGCGGCCCGGCTCCCCGTCACCTTCGAACCCTGA
- a CDS encoding septum formation initiator family protein — translation MSKKPELRGRAARLARLLPSGRNQAARTPFVLLVVLLLGGGLIALLILNSSLNEGSFQLSELKKQTTELTDQEQELQRDVDAYAAPDALQRRARELGMVPGGDPAFLNPDGTVRGVPGTAEQSALEPDPRPQEVASPAPSVSIPALLPPAEPAEPAEPTEPALPQASPVPSAAASEAPPTPDLPATPGPTTSGR, via the coding sequence ATGAGCAAGAAGCCCGAGCTGCGGGGGAGGGCGGCCCGGCTCGCGCGGCTGCTGCCGTCGGGGCGGAACCAGGCCGCGCGCACGCCGTTCGTGCTGCTCGTCGTGCTGTTGCTCGGCGGCGGTCTGATCGCCCTGCTGATCCTGAACTCCTCGCTCAACGAAGGCTCGTTCCAGCTGAGCGAGCTCAAGAAGCAGACGACGGAGCTCACCGACCAGGAGCAGGAGCTCCAGCGGGACGTGGACGCCTACGCCGCCCCCGACGCCCTCCAGCGCCGCGCCCGTGAACTCGGCATGGTGCCGGGCGGCGACCCGGCCTTCCTGAACCCGGACGGCACCGTTCGCGGCGTCCCCGGCACCGCCGAGCAGTCCGCGCTTGAGCCCGACCCGCGCCCCCAGGAGGTGGCCTCCCCGGCGCCCTCCGTCTCGATCCCGGCGCTGCTGCCGCCCGCGGAGCCCGCGGAGCCCGCAGAACCCACAGAGCCCGCGCTGCCCCAGGCCTCCCCGGTACCCTCCGCCGCGGCCTCGGAAGCCCCGCCCACGCCCGACCTCCCCGCGACGCCCGGCCCCACGACCTCCGGCAGGTGA
- the rsmH gene encoding 16S rRNA (cytosine(1402)-N(4))-methyltransferase RsmH, producing MSQTRHVPVMLQRCLDLLAPALAQPGAVVVDCTLGLGGHSEALLSTFPSARLIGLDRDKEALRLSGERLAPFGDRAELVHAVYDELPDVLDRLGIAKVQGVLFDLGVSSMQLDEADRGFAYAQDAPLDMRMDQTTGMSAAEVLNTYAPGELVRILRQYGEEKQAKRIVSAVVREREKEPFSNSARLVELIRDSLPQAAKRTGGNPAKRTFQALRIEVNGELSVLEAAIPAAVKALAVDGRIAVLSYHSLEDRLVKQVFAAGAATTAPPGLPVVPERYQPRLKLLTRGAELPTEEEIAENRRAAPARLRGAQRIREETP from the coding sequence TTGAGCCAGACCCGACACGTCCCGGTGATGCTCCAGCGATGCCTGGACCTGTTGGCCCCCGCGCTCGCCCAGCCGGGCGCGGTCGTCGTCGACTGCACCCTTGGACTCGGCGGCCACAGCGAGGCCCTCCTGTCGACCTTCCCCTCGGCCCGCCTCATCGGCCTGGACCGCGACAAGGAAGCGCTGCGGCTCTCCGGAGAGCGGCTCGCCCCCTTCGGAGACCGGGCCGAGCTCGTGCACGCCGTCTACGACGAACTGCCCGATGTGCTCGACCGGCTCGGCATCGCGAAGGTCCAGGGCGTCCTCTTCGACCTCGGCGTCTCCTCGATGCAACTCGACGAGGCGGACCGCGGCTTCGCCTACGCGCAGGACGCGCCCCTGGACATGCGCATGGACCAGACGACCGGCATGAGCGCAGCCGAGGTCCTCAACACGTACGCACCGGGCGAACTGGTGCGGATCCTGCGCCAGTACGGCGAGGAGAAGCAGGCCAAGCGGATCGTGAGCGCCGTGGTCCGTGAGCGCGAGAAGGAGCCGTTCAGCAACAGCGCGCGGCTCGTCGAGCTGATCCGTGACTCCTTGCCGCAGGCCGCCAAGCGCACCGGCGGCAACCCCGCCAAGCGCACCTTCCAGGCCCTGCGCATCGAGGTCAACGGCGAGCTGAGCGTCCTGGAGGCGGCCATCCCGGCGGCCGTGAAGGCCCTCGCCGTGGACGGCCGCATCGCCGTCCTGTCGTACCACTCGCTGGAGGACCGGCTGGTCAAGCAGGTGTTCGCGGCCGGCGCCGCGACGACCGCGCCCCCCGGCCTGCCCGTCGTCCCCGAGCGCTACCAGCCCCGGCTCAAGCTCCTCACGCGCGGCGCCGAACTCCCCACCGAGGAAGAGATCGCCGAGAACCGCCGGGCGGCCCCGGCACGGCTGCGGGGTGCGCAGCGCATCCGCGAGGAGACTCCGTGA
- a CDS encoding carbonic anhydrase gives MTFFVPSHSGPERSVPTNVIAMSTSASSTGHSPAEPNGGITAAGTVTDRLVEANKGYAKAFTDPGMDARPVLNVAVVACMDARIDLHAALGLELGDCHTIRNAGGVVTDDVMRSLTISQRALGTRSVVLIHHTSCGLESLTEEFRHDLELEVGQRPAWAVESFRDVDQDVRQSMQRVRTSPFLLHTDDVRGFVFDVTTGLLREIDPA, from the coding sequence TTGACGTTCTTTGTCCCTTCTCACAGCGGGCCCGAGCGATCAGTGCCGACTAACGTCATAGCCATGTCGACTTCCGCATCCTCCACGGGCCACTCCCCCGCAGAGCCGAACGGTGGGATAACCGCCGCCGGCACCGTCACCGATCGCCTCGTCGAGGCGAACAAGGGGTACGCGAAGGCCTTCACCGATCCGGGCATGGACGCACGCCCCGTCCTCAACGTGGCCGTGGTCGCGTGCATGGACGCCCGCATCGACCTGCACGCCGCGCTCGGCCTCGAACTGGGCGACTGTCACACCATCCGCAACGCGGGCGGCGTGGTCACCGACGACGTCATGCGTTCCCTGACGATCAGCCAGCGTGCCCTCGGCACCCGCAGCGTCGTACTGATCCACCACACCAGCTGCGGCCTGGAGAGCCTCACCGAGGAGTTCCGGCACGATCTTGAACTCGAGGTCGGCCAGCGGCCCGCCTGGGCGGTGGAGTCCTTCCGCGACGTCGACCAGGACGTTCGGCAGTCGATGCAGCGGGTGCGGACCTCGCCGTTCCTGCTGCACACCGACGATGTGCGGGGATTCGTCTTCGATGTGACCACAGGTCTGCTGCGGGAGATCGACCCTGCGTGA